The Tumebacillus amylolyticus genome window below encodes:
- the hppD gene encoding 4-hydroxyphenylpyruvate dioxygenase, whose product MADQYDFLPIRHVDFVEFWVGNAKQAAFYFASAFGFRPVAFKGLETGSRDRVSYYMVSGDIHVVLTGTLDDNTDIAAHVKLHGDGVKDIAMRVDDAELAYNEAIKRGAVSAVAPQTHTDEHGTVKTAAIYTYGETLHTFVERDDYNGIFLPGFMPYKGNMKVNNAGLVACDHIVGNVEEGKMDEWVNFYANILGFSQLLSFDDKDISTEYTALMSKVMQNGTGRIKFPLNEPAQGKKKSQIEEYLDFYKSPGAQHMALMTHDIIDTVAKLRANGVEFLQAPDSYYEELKERVGSIDEEIEKIKELNILVDRDEDGYLLQIFSKPVMDRPTFFFEIIQRKGATSFGKGNFRALFEAIEKEQELRGTL is encoded by the coding sequence ATGGCAGACCAATACGATTTCTTGCCGATTCGTCACGTTGATTTTGTAGAATTCTGGGTGGGCAACGCCAAGCAAGCGGCGTTCTACTTTGCATCTGCGTTCGGGTTCCGCCCGGTCGCATTCAAAGGTTTGGAAACCGGAAGCCGCGATCGCGTTTCCTATTATATGGTCTCCGGCGATATCCACGTCGTCCTGACGGGCACGTTGGATGACAACACCGACATTGCAGCACACGTAAAACTGCACGGCGACGGCGTCAAGGACATCGCAATGCGCGTGGACGACGCAGAACTTGCGTACAACGAAGCGATCAAGCGCGGTGCAGTCTCTGCGGTAGCTCCGCAAACGCACACCGATGAGCACGGCACGGTCAAAACCGCTGCCATCTACACCTACGGCGAAACCTTGCATACGTTCGTGGAACGCGATGACTACAACGGGATCTTCCTCCCGGGCTTCATGCCGTACAAAGGCAACATGAAAGTCAACAACGCAGGTCTCGTCGCTTGCGACCACATCGTCGGCAACGTCGAAGAAGGCAAAATGGACGAATGGGTCAATTTCTATGCCAACATCCTCGGCTTCTCTCAATTGCTCTCCTTCGATGACAAGGACATCTCCACCGAATACACCGCTCTGATGTCCAAAGTCATGCAAAACGGCACCGGCCGCATCAAGTTCCCGCTCAACGAACCGGCGCAAGGCAAGAAGAAATCGCAAATCGAGGAATACCTCGACTTCTATAAATCTCCGGGTGCCCAGCACATGGCGCTGATGACGCACGACATCATCGACACCGTGGCGAAACTGCGTGCCAACGGCGTGGAATTCCTCCAAGCACCGGACTCCTACTACGAAGAACTGAAAGAACGCGTCGGCAGCATCGACGAAGAAATCGAGAAAATCAAGGAACTGAACATCCTCGTCGACCGTGACGAAGACGGCTACTTGCTCCAGATCTTCTCCAAGCCGGTCATGGACCGTCCGACGTTCTTCTTTGAAATCATCCAGCGCAAAGGCGCAACTTCCTTTGGCAAAGGGAACTTCCGAGCGCTGTTTGAAGCGATTGAAAAAGAACAAGAGCTGCGCGGAACCCTCTAA
- a CDS encoding DUF1540 domain-containing protein, whose translation MPEVRCSVSNCSYWAEGGACAANAILVDIDAHANRDFQTEFGNDLGENVHEDTAANSRCTMCHTFKAKE comes from the coding sequence ATGCCGGAAGTACGTTGTTCTGTTTCGAACTGCAGTTACTGGGCAGAAGGCGGTGCGTGTGCAGCGAACGCAATCCTCGTAGACATCGATGCTCACGCCAACCGCGATTTCCAAACCGAGTTCGGCAACGACCTCGGGGAGAACGTGCACGAAGATACGGCAGCCAACAGCCGTTGCACCATGTGCCATACTTTCAAAGCGAAAGAGTAG
- a CDS encoding AAA family ATPase, translating into MKIEWMKLENFHGFREKEITFHPQFTVLVGDNASGKTAVLEGVSVAIGEYANQLIQNYNDKREIELEEVRLQKYQHDEIPTLEPQFPVYVKYGFKIHDRHIDSLLIKEKAYGHAKTFIDKMDLYLAANELLAKVSTGEQIEIPIFSFFKTSRLWSQEESTSKDHHSPGSRFEGYRNYLNPNANESYFTKWFIQMSIAEIRRREPLKVLESVRRAIVSCMCKLGVQKIDYDPLRNEIQVFLENGEQIPFRLLSDGYRNTMGLVADIAHRMAVLNPFLEDHLQTPGIVLIDELDLHLHPKWQRHIVEDLKTTFPNVQFIVTTHSPFVVQSLEEGELRVLDEDIVVKDVPPSTYVNKSVEDVSEHVMGVDLPQRSEKLQELYESTKHYYLLLDRLNDTQEPELREQLNAEISKTKHRIDELDSLFSDNVAFHAILELERLRLLRGANNETD; encoded by the coding sequence ATGAAGATCGAGTGGATGAAACTCGAAAATTTTCATGGTTTTCGGGAAAAAGAGATCACGTTCCACCCCCAGTTTACCGTGCTCGTTGGAGACAATGCCTCCGGGAAGACGGCGGTTCTTGAAGGGGTTTCGGTGGCGATTGGGGAGTATGCAAATCAACTCATACAAAACTACAATGATAAGAGAGAGATAGAGCTGGAAGAAGTACGCTTACAAAAATATCAGCATGATGAAATACCGACCCTTGAGCCGCAGTTTCCTGTTTACGTGAAATACGGATTCAAGATCCATGACAGACACATCGATTCACTTCTGATTAAAGAAAAGGCCTACGGTCATGCTAAAACTTTCATCGATAAAATGGATCTGTATCTTGCAGCAAACGAACTCTTAGCCAAAGTTAGTACGGGCGAACAGATCGAAATTCCTATTTTCTCCTTTTTTAAAACGTCACGGCTTTGGAGTCAAGAGGAGTCCACGAGCAAGGATCATCACTCACCCGGTTCCAGATTCGAAGGCTACCGCAATTACCTGAACCCGAACGCCAACGAATCTTATTTCACAAAGTGGTTCATTCAGATGTCGATTGCCGAAATCAGAAGACGTGAACCACTTAAGGTGCTTGAATCCGTCCGTAGAGCCATTGTCAGTTGTATGTGCAAACTTGGCGTTCAAAAAATCGACTACGATCCACTGCGTAATGAAATCCAAGTCTTTCTTGAGAACGGCGAACAGATTCCCTTCCGTCTCCTCAGCGACGGTTATCGCAACACGATGGGCCTCGTCGCAGACATCGCACATCGCATGGCAGTTCTAAATCCTTTTTTAGAAGACCATCTCCAAACTCCGGGCATCGTCCTCATCGACGAACTAGACTTGCACTTACATCCAAAATGGCAACGCCACATCGTAGAGGACTTGAAAACTACGTTCCCCAACGTTCAATTTATTGTAACCACCCACTCCCCTTTTGTTGTGCAATCCTTGGAAGAAGGGGAACTTCGAGTGCTCGACGAGGACATCGTAGTCAAAGACGTCCCCCCTTCCACCTACGTCAACAAAAGCGTCGAAGACGTCAGCGAACATGTCATGGGCGTTGATCTCCCTCAACGGAGTGAAAAACTACAAGAGTTATACGAGTCTACCAAGCATTACTACCTCTTACTAGACCGCCTGAACGACACGCAAGAACCCGAACTGCGTGAACAACTTAATGCCGAAATCTCAAAAACCAAACATAGAATCGACGAACTTGATTCCCTTTTCAGTGACAACGTCGCATTTCACGCCATTCTAGAGCTGGAACGTTTACGGTTGCTTAGAGGAGCAAACAATGAGACCGATTGA
- a CDS encoding HNH endonuclease — protein MRPIEKGSHPKDDSNQDVLFQKYQQAHPELISRLGEFCSYCEMRLEAGLAVEHVQPKTLYPQLALHWDNFLLACPHCNPTKGHKDVQLADYVWPDLDDTHMIFAYLEDGRVKAVDSPYHARATNLINLVGLNKNPTPSESNDRRLHNRRLNFELAKRYRDSFASRPTDDLHVDLLVTAAQKSGYWSIWYTVFRDYPEIIRRFNESFPGTSPHCFETDTYQAKSRHNRP, from the coding sequence ATGAGACCGATTGAAAAAGGTAGTCACCCCAAGGATGATTCCAACCAAGACGTTCTTTTTCAGAAGTACCAACAAGCACACCCAGAACTTATCTCCCGACTCGGTGAGTTCTGCTCCTACTGCGAAATGCGGCTGGAGGCTGGTCTTGCTGTCGAGCATGTTCAACCCAAAACGTTATATCCCCAATTGGCCCTGCACTGGGACAATTTCTTATTAGCCTGCCCTCATTGCAACCCGACAAAAGGACACAAAGACGTACAACTGGCGGACTACGTTTGGCCAGATTTGGATGACACGCACATGATCTTCGCCTATCTTGAAGATGGTCGAGTGAAAGCCGTCGATTCTCCCTATCACGCCAGAGCCACCAATTTGATCAACCTCGTCGGACTCAACAAAAACCCCACGCCCTCGGAAAGCAATGACCGAAGGCTACATAACCGTAGGCTCAATTTTGAGTTAGCGAAACGCTATCGGGACTCATTTGCCTCCCGCCCTACTGACGACCTGCACGTGGATTTGCTCGTAACAGCAGCTCAAAAGAGCGGCTACTGGTCCATCTGGTACACGGTCTTCCGTGACTACCCGGAAATTATCCGCCGCTTCAACGAATCCTTCCCAGGCACCAGTCCGCATTGCTTCGAAACCGATACCTACCAAGCTAAATCACGACACAACAGACCCTAG
- a CDS encoding RluA family pseudouridine synthase → MSNQPSPTRRWVEHTITDAEVGRSVEEVLIGTLSISRRMIQKLTRSKGILLNDKPAFLSKKVRVGDVLRAALSFTEETGLEAVKMQLHIVFEDADLIILNKPPFLLVHPTSPQQTGTLSHGLAYHFQEQGLSTKIRPVHRIDRDTSGLLVVAKTAFAHQHLDRQLRDRELKREYLAFVDGTFSEDSGVIDAPIGKNKNDPNLRAVRPNAGEFALTRYKVVERYDDATLVHLELETGRTHQIRVHMAHLGHPLLGDRQYGSAGLTLLKRQGLHASRLSLTHPTTGEAMTFEAPLPLDLASLQAHLKEGTQA, encoded by the coding sequence ATGTCAAACCAACCATCCCCGACCCGTCGCTGGGTCGAACACACCATAACCGACGCGGAAGTCGGCAGATCGGTCGAGGAAGTTCTCATCGGCACCCTCTCCATCTCCCGTCGCATGATCCAAAAACTCACGCGCAGCAAAGGCATTCTGCTCAACGACAAGCCCGCTTTTCTCAGCAAAAAAGTCCGCGTGGGCGACGTCCTCCGAGCGGCGTTGTCTTTCACGGAGGAAACGGGTCTTGAAGCGGTCAAGATGCAGCTTCACATCGTGTTCGAAGATGCCGACCTGATCATTTTGAACAAACCGCCGTTCCTGCTCGTTCACCCGACTTCCCCGCAGCAGACCGGCACGCTTTCCCACGGCCTCGCTTATCATTTTCAAGAGCAAGGTCTGTCCACCAAGATTCGCCCCGTCCACCGAATCGACCGCGACACTTCCGGACTGCTCGTCGTCGCGAAAACGGCATTCGCCCACCAGCACCTCGACCGCCAATTGCGCGACCGAGAACTAAAGCGCGAATACCTCGCCTTCGTGGACGGCACGTTCTCTGAAGACAGCGGCGTCATCGACGCCCCCATCGGCAAAAACAAAAACGATCCCAACCTGCGCGCCGTCCGCCCGAACGCAGGTGAATTCGCGCTGACTCGGTACAAAGTCGTCGAACGCTACGACGATGCCACCCTCGTCCACCTCGAACTCGAAACGGGCCGCACCCACCAAATTCGCGTACACATGGCCCATCTCGGACACCCGTTGCTCGGCGACCGCCAGTACGGAAGCGCCGGCCTGACGCTGTTGAAACGCCAAGGTCTGCACGCCTCCCGCCTGTCGCTCACGCATCCGACAACAGGTGAAGCCATGACGTTCGAAGCCCCGCTTCCCTTAGACTTAGCCTCTCTGCAGGCCCATTTGAAAGAAGGAACACAGGCATGA
- the thiC gene encoding phosphomethylpyrimidine synthase ThiC, producing the protein MSTEIQKFPNSRKVYVEGSRADVRVPMREIEQSGDNAPIRVYDTSGPYTDSQVETDIEQGLDALRRRWILERGDVEEYEAFSGQKVRPLRAKPGRIVTQMHYAKQGMITPEMEFVAIREGLSPEFVRSEIASGRAILPNCVNHQESEPMIIGRHFHTKINANIGNSAVTSSISEEVEKMTWAIRWGADTIMDLSTGKDIHTTREWILRNSPVPVGTVPIYQALEKVNGIVENLSWEVYRDTLIEQAEQGVDYFTIHAGVLLRYIPLTVNRVTGIVSRGGSILAAWCLAHHEENFLYTHFREICEICARYDIAFSLGDGLRPGSIADANDEAQFAELQTLGELTKIAWEYDVQVMIEGPGHVPMHKIKENVDLQMEICHEAPFYTLGPLTTDIAPGYDHITSAIGAAMIGWYGTAMLCYVTPKEHLGLPNKQDVRDGVIAYKIAAHAADLAKGHPSAQYRDDALSKARFEFRWHDQFNLSLDPERAREFHDETLPAEPAKTAHFCSMCGPKFCSMRISHDIRESAEVQLGLREKSEEFLQSGGKIYR; encoded by the coding sequence ATGTCCACCGAAATTCAGAAGTTCCCCAACAGCCGCAAGGTCTACGTCGAAGGGTCGCGCGCCGATGTGCGTGTGCCAATGCGCGAGATCGAGCAAAGCGGTGACAACGCTCCGATCCGCGTGTACGACACGAGCGGGCCGTACACGGATTCGCAAGTGGAGACGGATATCGAGCAAGGGTTGGACGCGTTGCGTCGTCGATGGATTCTTGAGCGGGGCGATGTCGAGGAGTACGAGGCTTTTTCCGGGCAGAAGGTTCGACCGCTTCGAGCGAAGCCCGGCCGGATCGTGACGCAAATGCACTACGCCAAGCAGGGGATGATCACACCGGAGATGGAGTTCGTCGCCATCCGTGAAGGGTTGAGCCCGGAGTTTGTGCGATCGGAGATTGCAAGCGGACGTGCCATTCTCCCGAACTGCGTGAACCATCAGGAAAGCGAACCGATGATCATCGGTCGTCATTTTCACACCAAGATCAACGCCAACATCGGCAACTCCGCCGTGACGTCGTCCATTTCCGAAGAGGTGGAAAAAATGACGTGGGCAATCCGCTGGGGTGCAGATACGATCATGGACCTGTCTACAGGCAAGGACATCCACACCACGCGCGAATGGATTCTCCGCAACTCGCCGGTTCCCGTGGGCACCGTGCCGATCTACCAAGCTCTTGAAAAAGTGAACGGCATCGTCGAAAATCTGAGCTGGGAAGTCTACCGGGATACGTTGATCGAACAGGCGGAGCAGGGCGTCGACTATTTTACCATTCATGCGGGCGTGCTTTTGCGCTACATTCCGCTGACGGTGAACCGTGTGACAGGCATCGTGTCCCGCGGAGGTTCGATCCTGGCGGCGTGGTGTCTGGCGCATCATGAGGAGAACTTCCTCTACACGCACTTCCGCGAGATTTGCGAGATCTGCGCCCGCTATGACATTGCGTTTTCGCTGGGGGACGGATTGCGTCCGGGGAGTATCGCGGATGCCAACGATGAGGCGCAATTTGCCGAGCTGCAGACGTTGGGCGAACTGACCAAGATCGCGTGGGAGTACGACGTGCAGGTCATGATCGAAGGGCCGGGCCACGTGCCGATGCACAAAATCAAGGAAAACGTCGACCTCCAGATGGAGATCTGTCACGAAGCACCGTTCTACACGCTGGGTCCGTTGACGACCGACATCGCACCGGGGTACGACCATATTACGTCTGCGATCGGTGCGGCGATGATCGGCTGGTACGGAACGGCGATGCTCTGCTATGTCACGCCCAAGGAACATCTCGGGCTCCCGAACAAACAAGACGTCCGCGACGGTGTCATTGCGTACAAAATCGCCGCCCACGCCGCCGATCTGGCCAAGGGACATCCCTCCGCTCAGTATCGGGACGATGCGCTGTCGAAAGCCCGCTTTGAATTCCGATGGCACGACCAGTTTAACCTCTCGCTCGATCCTGAGCGCGCACGCGAGTTCCACGACGAGACGTTGCCCGCGGAACCTGCCAAGACTGCGCATTTCTGCTCGATGTGCGGGCCGAAGTTCTGCTCGATGCGCATCTCGCATGACATTCGCGAATCTGCCGAAGTTCAACTGGGTCTGAGAGAGAAATCGGAAGAGTTTCTCCAATCAGGAGGCAAGATCTACCGCTGA
- a CDS encoding LysR family transcriptional regulator: MDVKLLRTFEMMAKELNFHRTAERLFLAQPTVSVHIRQLEEQVGYPLFERSGRKVRLTAAGERFRLHAQRILQAHDEALSDLARWKAGYDDRLDLLLSPVCAEHLLPPLWKQFATVHPNVEVRIYTTRSPSVGPGIAAGRSHVGIGLLPSQHPDTETSIFTEGEVVLVAPRSIDPARTDYREVLLDHPLLTENHPEYWEQILHQLHETQAPIRPMPVNQTHITRKLIIEGLGVSFLPRMAIEEDLREGRLVELPTPDLRLPRVSTYIITPRNKELPRAAQDFLALLAWKPPLS; the protein is encoded by the coding sequence ATGGATGTCAAACTGCTCCGCACGTTTGAGATGATGGCGAAAGAATTGAACTTCCATCGCACGGCAGAACGGTTGTTTCTGGCTCAGCCGACCGTCTCGGTTCACATCCGTCAATTGGAGGAGCAGGTGGGCTATCCGCTGTTCGAGCGATCGGGGCGCAAAGTTCGCTTGACCGCTGCCGGTGAACGTTTTCGTCTGCATGCCCAACGAATCTTGCAAGCGCATGACGAGGCTTTGTCAGACTTGGCTCGTTGGAAGGCAGGGTATGACGACCGGCTCGATCTCTTGCTTTCTCCCGTTTGTGCCGAGCATCTCTTGCCGCCGCTGTGGAAGCAATTTGCCACGGTGCATCCAAATGTAGAAGTTCGAATCTACACGACGCGTTCCCCTTCTGTCGGGCCGGGCATTGCAGCCGGGCGTTCCCATGTGGGCATCGGCTTGTTGCCGTCCCAGCATCCGGATACGGAGACCAGCATTTTTACCGAAGGCGAAGTCGTGTTGGTGGCACCGCGTTCGATTGACCCTGCGCGTACCGATTATCGCGAGGTGCTGTTGGATCATCCGCTTTTGACAGAGAATCATCCCGAGTATTGGGAGCAGATTCTGCATCAACTGCATGAAACACAAGCGCCGATCCGCCCGATGCCGGTCAACCAGACGCATATCACGCGCAAATTAATCATCGAGGGTTTAGGGGTGTCGTTTTTGCCGCGCATGGCGATTGAGGAGGATCTGCGAGAGGGGCGGCTGGTGGAATTGCCGACGCCTGATCTGCGTTTGCCAAGGGTAAGCACGTATATCATCACGCCGCGCAACAAGGAATTGCCAAGAGCGGCTCAAGATTTTTTGGCGCTGTTGGCATGGAAACCTCCGCTTTCGTGA
- a CDS encoding DMT family transporter, translating to MKPKDYLMLFSLAAMWGSSFLFMRVGAPALGPVVLIELRVLLAGITLLGFAAVLKHKIRILHLWKKYLLLGTLNAALPFCFIATAELHLSASLAAILNATTPLFTAVVAWGWLKEPFTFKKLLGIFFGIFGVVVLVGWDPQNSGESILWSVVCSLLAALLYAVAGVFSSRAFKGETSMDMAIGQQLAAALVLLPVSLFVLPSEFPSMDVVWSVLVLAVFCTAIGYLLYFGLMKSVGPVKALTVTFIVPVFGTIWGALFLAEAITGQVFVGMLLILMSVFLVSRK from the coding sequence GTGAAACCGAAAGATTATCTCATGCTGTTTTCACTAGCCGCCATGTGGGGCTCTTCGTTTTTGTTCATGCGCGTGGGAGCTCCGGCTCTGGGGCCGGTGGTCTTGATTGAACTTCGCGTGTTGTTGGCGGGGATTACGTTGCTCGGGTTTGCAGCGGTGCTCAAGCACAAGATCCGGATTCTTCACCTGTGGAAAAAATACTTGTTGCTCGGCACGTTGAACGCCGCGTTGCCGTTTTGCTTCATCGCGACGGCGGAGTTGCATCTGTCTGCTTCTCTGGCGGCGATCTTGAACGCAACGACGCCGCTTTTTACAGCGGTTGTGGCGTGGGGATGGTTGAAGGAACCGTTCACGTTCAAAAAACTGCTCGGCATCTTCTTCGGTATCTTCGGCGTTGTGGTGCTCGTCGGTTGGGACCCGCAGAACAGCGGAGAGTCCATTCTCTGGTCGGTGGTCTGTTCTTTGCTGGCTGCGTTGCTCTACGCCGTCGCGGGCGTTTTCTCGTCCCGAGCGTTCAAGGGAGAGACTTCGATGGACATGGCGATCGGGCAGCAGTTGGCGGCTGCGCTGGTCTTGTTGCCGGTTTCGTTGTTCGTGCTGCCAAGTGAGTTTCCGTCGATGGATGTGGTCTGGTCGGTCTTGGTTCTGGCCGTTTTTTGCACGGCGATCGGGTACTTGTTGTATTTCGGGTTGATGAAAAGTGTCGGACCGGTCAAGGCGTTGACGGTGACGTTTATCGTTCCGGTGTTTGGCACGATCTGGGGGGCTCTGTTCTTGGCGGAAGCGATTACGGGGCAGGTCTTCGTGGGGATGCTCTTGATCCTCATGAGCGTGTTCTTGGTTTCGAGAAAATAA
- a CDS encoding citrate synthase/methylcitrate synthase, producing MADTLVSLGLENVVVAETDLSLVDGQNGHLVYRNNWARDLAIHHTFEEVAHLLWYGHLPNAEELKALVDALAAQRELPAYIQALIDSIPADVEMMSVLRTAVSAVHVSGEAFPPTLAQILELTAKLPTIIAHRYARLNGREPIAPRADLNHTANYLYMLKGEVPSAAHVRALDAYLILTQEHGLNASTFAARVVASTQSDLVSSITAAIGALKGPRHGGAPSEVTEMIEAIGTKENAEPWMRKRLESGNVLMGFGHRVYRTRDPRATALSVVAQELAKDDPWFDLALHVENTGLKLLQEFKPGRQLNVNVEFYAAIVMRSIGLPDSLFTPTFAVSRTVGWSAHILEAAQMRIIRPQSTYTGIMPD from the coding sequence ATGGCAGATACTCTCGTTTCCCTCGGTCTGGAAAATGTAGTGGTAGCAGAGACCGATCTCAGCCTTGTAGACGGGCAGAACGGTCATCTCGTATATCGTAACAATTGGGCGCGCGACCTCGCGATCCATCATACGTTCGAAGAAGTTGCACATCTGTTGTGGTACGGGCACCTCCCGAATGCGGAGGAATTGAAAGCGCTTGTAGACGCTCTGGCGGCTCAACGTGAACTGCCGGCTTACATTCAAGCTTTGATCGATTCGATTCCGGCGGATGTGGAGATGATGTCGGTGTTGCGTACGGCCGTTTCGGCTGTACACGTTTCGGGCGAAGCATTCCCGCCGACACTTGCTCAAATACTTGAATTGACGGCGAAATTGCCGACGATCATCGCACATCGATACGCTCGTTTGAACGGTCGTGAACCGATTGCACCGCGTGCCGATCTGAATCATACGGCCAACTACCTGTACATGCTCAAAGGAGAAGTACCGTCTGCGGCGCATGTTCGTGCTCTGGATGCGTACTTGATTTTGACGCAAGAACACGGTCTGAACGCTTCGACGTTTGCAGCACGAGTTGTTGCCTCTACGCAATCCGACTTGGTTTCGTCGATCACGGCGGCGATCGGTGCCTTGAAAGGCCCGCGTCACGGCGGAGCTCCGTCGGAAGTCACGGAGATGATTGAAGCGATTGGAACCAAGGAAAATGCAGAGCCGTGGATGCGCAAACGTCTGGAGAGCGGCAATGTCCTGATGGGCTTTGGGCATCGCGTATACCGCACCCGCGATCCGCGTGCAACGGCACTGAGCGTGGTGGCACAGGAATTGGCCAAGGACGATCCGTGGTTTGACCTCGCTCTTCATGTGGAGAACACTGGGTTGAAGTTGTTGCAAGAATTCAAGCCGGGCCGTCAGTTGAACGTGAACGTGGAGTTCTATGCGGCGATTGTGATGCGATCGATTGGATTGCCGGATTCGCTGTTTACGCCGACCTTCGCCGTGTCCCGCACAGTCGGTTGGAGCGCGCACATCCTCGAAGCGGCGCAGATGCGCATCATTCGTCCGCAATCCACTTATACCGGGATCATGCCGGACTAA
- a CDS encoding coiled-coil domain-containing protein, with amino-acid sequence MTDSQKIDLLVTAVTGMQHQITGIQHQMTGMQQQIDSLQDEMRTEFANVRSEMRTEFANVRSEMRAMHDKLDSKIDSVKHELDSKIDSVKHELQEEIFLNRQAIFELNEHVRERDTHKGLDIEQLKQAHEDFRRRFAHLYKQQRPPFTE; translated from the coding sequence ATGACAGATTCCCAAAAAATCGACCTCCTCGTCACCGCCGTCACAGGCATGCAACATCAAATCACAGGCATACAACATCAAATGACAGGCATGCAACAACAAATCGACAGCCTCCAAGACGAAATGCGCACCGAATTCGCCAACGTCCGTTCGGAGATGCGTACCGAATTCGCCAACGTCCGCTCAGAAATGCGAGCCATGCACGACAAACTAGACAGCAAGATCGACTCAGTCAAACACGAACTGGACAGCAAGATCGACTCCGTCAAACACGAACTGCAAGAGGAGATCTTCCTCAATCGCCAGGCGATTTTTGAGTTGAACGAGCACGTCAGGGAACGTGACACCCACAAAGGCCTCGACATCGAACAACTCAAACAAGCCCACGAAGACTTCCGCCGCCGTTTCGCTCACTTGTACAAGCAGCAACGCCCGCCCTTCACAGAGTAA